In Desulfovibrio sp. UCD-KL4C, a single genomic region encodes these proteins:
- a CDS encoding MBL fold metallo-hydrolase, with translation MKVCIWGARGSLPATYNADRARAKVKAALEIAVARGIDSTTDLDVFIDNELPFSVRGSYGTNTPCIQIGTTGDDYLICDCGTGLRDLGNSIMAKRFGKPGAHFHFLISHLHWDHLQGFPFFIPAYLKGNKVSFYGGHPDIEKVFRMQQSKPFFPVKFDDLSAEFNFTRLFSGQEFEIAGIKIKVKAQYHPGGSFGYRFEQDGKIAVYSTDCEHKSATALSDEKFVEFFKNADLLIMDAQYSFAEANSIKEDWGHSNNIIAVELSGLAGVKTLCLFHQEPILDDFELEKFLEDTKAYAKLVESKPDKIIMAQDGLCIAL, from the coding sequence ATGAAAGTATGCATATGGGGAGCGAGAGGGTCGCTACCTGCTACGTATAATGCCGATAGAGCCAGAGCAAAAGTTAAGGCTGCTTTGGAAATTGCGGTTGCACGTGGAATCGATTCTACTACGGATTTAGATGTATTTATAGATAACGAGCTTCCTTTCTCTGTTCGCGGATCTTACGGTACTAATACTCCATGTATTCAAATCGGAACAACCGGTGATGACTATCTAATATGTGATTGCGGGACTGGACTTCGTGATTTGGGAAATTCCATCATGGCGAAGAGATTCGGAAAGCCAGGTGCACATTTCCATTTTCTTATTTCACATCTCCATTGGGATCATTTGCAAGGATTTCCTTTTTTCATTCCGGCTTACCTGAAGGGAAATAAAGTTTCTTTTTATGGCGGACATCCTGACATTGAGAAAGTCTTTCGCATGCAGCAGAGTAAACCGTTTTTCCCTGTCAAATTTGATGACTTGTCAGCAGAATTTAATTTTACGCGCCTTTTCAGCGGGCAGGAATTTGAAATTGCAGGAATAAAAATAAAGGTTAAAGCCCAGTATCATCCTGGGGGGTCATTTGGTTATCGTTTTGAACAAGATGGTAAAATAGCAGTATATTCTACTGATTGTGAGCACAAAAGTGCGACCGCTTTATCAGATGAGAAGTTTGTAGAATTTTTCAAAAATGCAGATCTGCTGATTATGGATGCTCAGTACTCATTTGCTGAGGCTAATTCAATTAAAGAAGATTGGGGACATTCGAATAACATTATAGCTGTAGAGTTGTCAGGGCTTGCCGGTGTTAAGACTTTGTGTCTTTTCCATCAGGAGCCTATTCTTGATGATTTTGAATTGGAAAAATTCCTCGAAGATACAAAGGCATATGCTAAACTCGTTGAGAGTAAACCTGATAAGATCATAATGGCTCAAGATGGTCTTTGTATTGCTCTCTAA
- a CDS encoding ABC transporter substrate-binding protein: MRCQWKVKSFKILIIILLLGIVGNAQATELTIFVDNWPPYNFKQNDKIVGISTELIEVALQKAKIKYKLVLYPFKRALITVQKKPNTMLFTVARIPQREDMFTWIGPLHPRRVYLYKLKNRTEIQINNVEDIKKYYTVALSGGSIEQFFIANDFNEHTYHLVSKSDQLLKMLFKQRADLIPGDPLDLAYQMTNLGYKYSELEIAYLLSEEGGYYMIANKNTPKKILIKIQESLDSILATGARDRIIKKYVK, from the coding sequence ATGCGCTGTCAATGGAAGGTAAAATCATTCAAGATTTTAATAATAATCCTATTGCTTGGAATAGTTGGAAATGCCCAAGCTACTGAACTTACTATTTTTGTTGATAACTGGCCTCCATATAATTTTAAACAGAATGATAAAATTGTTGGGATCAGCACGGAGTTGATAGAAGTAGCTTTGCAAAAGGCTAAAATTAAATACAAACTTGTGCTCTACCCTTTTAAAAGAGCCCTAATTACTGTACAAAAAAAACCAAACACGATGCTCTTTACAGTGGCACGTATTCCACAACGTGAAGATATGTTTACATGGATTGGCCCACTCCATCCTAGAAGAGTATATCTTTATAAATTAAAAAATAGAACTGAAATACAAATCAATAATGTCGAAGATATTAAAAAATATTATACAGTAGCCCTATCGGGAGGATCCATTGAGCAGTTTTTTATCGCCAATGATTTTAATGAGCATACTTATCATTTAGTAAGTAAATCGGATCAATTATTGAAAATGCTATTTAAGCAACGAGCCGATCTTATCCCAGGCGATCCCTTGGATTTGGCTTATCAAATGACTAATTTAGGATACAAATATTCGGAGCTTGAAATTGCATATTTACTATCTGAGGAAGGCGGTTACTATATGATAGCAAACAAAAATACTCCTAAGAAGATTCTCATAAAGATACAGGAATCTTTAGATTCAATCTTGGCTACTGGTGCCAGAGATCGAATTATAAAAAAATATGTTAAGTAA
- a CDS encoding phage regulatory CII family protein, with the protein MLESITKMTQEVVLDGNSPAKEVAKKIGKPYSTLLREINPFDNNAKLGARTLLDIMKVTNEVKLLEQIANSIGYTVKPSSEHIA; encoded by the coding sequence ATGCTTGAATCTATCACGAAAATGACACAGGAAGTAGTACTTGATGGCAACAGTCCTGCTAAAGAAGTAGCAAAGAAAATAGGTAAACCTTACTCTACATTACTTAGAGAAATTAACCCGTTTGACAATAATGCTAAGCTCGGAGCACGAACATTACTTGATATAATGAAAGTAACAAATGAAGTTAAGCTCCTTGAACAAATAGCAAACAGCATTGGCTATACAGTTAAGCCAAGCAGTGAACATATAGCATAA
- a CDS encoding MotA/TolQ/ExbB proton channel family protein: MNRKNLVGVFLAGLIFLASFWLSGGLALYWNAAAFAIVISGLAIAVMLSYPVEQLLQAFRVVRSTYTNRLTTHEEIVDTLLDLSVRSRMDGMLSLEKAGEQTTMSFLKNGLMLLVDNFDEAEIKDCLRTEMSFFNMRRNESERVFQSMARFAPAFGVAGSVIGLIGLLMGIDNPAVILKHIPVAFISTLYGVVLSNMIFAPMAETVRCRTRNELINQKMIMDGIIAIKNEQNPYKLERKLVAFLCPDDREGKTEALRNITRKYIKMRKEEKDGKNKTLHEIPLVKAS; the protein is encoded by the coding sequence ATGAACAGAAAGAATCTTGTGGGTGTTTTCTTAGCTGGGTTAATTTTTTTAGCAAGTTTCTGGCTTAGTGGCGGGTTAGCTCTTTACTGGAATGCCGCCGCTTTTGCTATTGTCATTTCCGGTTTAGCTATAGCTGTTATGCTAAGTTATCCTGTTGAACAATTACTTCAAGCTTTCAGGGTTGTTCGCAGTACATACACAAATAGGCTTACTACTCATGAAGAAATTGTTGATACCTTGCTTGATTTAAGCGTCCGCTCACGCATGGATGGTATGCTTTCTTTAGAGAAGGCAGGCGAGCAGACAACCATGTCTTTTTTGAAAAATGGGCTTATGCTTCTTGTCGATAATTTTGACGAAGCAGAAATTAAAGATTGTCTCAGGACAGAAATGTCCTTCTTTAATATGCGTAGAAATGAATCGGAGCGAGTTTTTCAATCCATGGCACGTTTTGCCCCAGCATTCGGAGTTGCAGGGTCAGTAATAGGTTTGATCGGTCTTTTAATGGGAATTGATAATCCGGCTGTTATTCTAAAACATATTCCGGTAGCATTTATTTCAACTCTTTACGGAGTTGTGCTCAGTAATATGATTTTTGCTCCAATGGCAGAAACCGTTCGCTGTAGAACTAGAAACGAATTGATTAATCAGAAAATGATTATGGACGGAATTATTGCCATTAAGAATGAACAGAATCCCTATAAACTTGAAAGAAAACTGGTCGCTTTCCTTTGTCCTGATGATAGAGAAGGGAAGACCGAAGCCCTTAGAAATATAACTAGAAAGTATATTAAGATGCGAAAGGAAGAAAAGGATGGTAAAAATAAAACTCTCCATGAAATTCCTTTAGTAAAAGCTTCTTGA
- a CDS encoding OmpA family protein: MRNDELKYDLDLVEYGSHDSDLSDMNGWSVAWSDLMMVMFVLFVVLFIYSQSKENIKVIFSGNAKSQVDLSPVDGLIDMLSVHRAAMSGNARVVLSPQDELYRSDDGAISMDNNDNGQIKIVMRGDAFFPVGKSDFEPKTQKYLAEVAEVLKTNNHAIHIIGHTDHRDAVNAGKKSAFELSADRAAKVAQYFISEKSIDPARILVSGRGGTVPELPDSMQKVSGNNRRVEIIVINTDING; encoded by the coding sequence GTGAGAAACGACGAATTGAAATATGATTTAGATCTTGTGGAATACGGATCTCATGATTCTGATTTATCTGACATGAACGGTTGGTCTGTTGCGTGGTCTGATTTGATGATGGTAATGTTTGTTCTTTTCGTAGTGCTCTTTATTTATAGTCAATCCAAAGAGAATATTAAAGTTATCTTTAGTGGAAATGCCAAGTCGCAAGTTGACCTGAGCCCTGTGGATGGGTTGATTGATATGCTGTCAGTTCATCGCGCCGCAATGAGCGGAAATGCCAGAGTTGTTTTAAGTCCTCAAGATGAACTTTATCGTAGTGATGACGGTGCAATAAGCATGGATAATAACGATAATGGTCAGATAAAAATTGTTATGCGCGGAGATGCCTTTTTCCCTGTCGGGAAAAGTGATTTCGAACCGAAAACGCAAAAGTATCTTGCTGAAGTCGCAGAAGTTTTAAAAACTAATAATCACGCCATACATATTATAGGTCATACCGATCATCGTGATGCTGTCAATGCCGGAAAGAAATCAGCTTTTGAACTTTCTGCAGATCGCGCAGCAAAAGTTGCACAATATTTTATCAGTGAGAAATCTATCGATCCTGCTCGTATTCTTGTCAGCGGACGCGGTGGAACAGTCCCTGAACTGCCTGATTCTATGCAAAAGGTGTCAGGAAATAATCGCCGCGTTGAAATCATAGTCATAAACACTGATATTAATGGATAG
- a CDS encoding nucleoside triphosphate pyrophosphatase, whose translation MQKLKSMKIYNTLKYLVLGSGSPRRKELLSSVGLQFKVKPATCEEPPARKGQLPEDYAIEMALMKARNVASLESQATVIGADTIVARDMDILGKPHSKADAIETLKSLCGRSHKVITGCAIITEDNKEISFAVTTEVEFIDCEEAAIKAYVATGEPDDKAGSYGIQGQGAFLVKGICGSYTNVVGLPLARVIEVLIETEAVVAGNE comes from the coding sequence ATGCAAAAATTAAAATCTATGAAAATATATAACACATTAAAATATCTAGTACTAGGCTCAGGTTCACCTAGACGAAAAGAACTTCTATCCTCCGTCGGGCTTCAATTTAAAGTCAAGCCTGCCACTTGCGAAGAACCTCCTGCCCGCAAAGGACAATTACCGGAAGATTATGCGATTGAAATGGCTTTAATGAAAGCAAGAAACGTAGCATCTTTAGAATCGCAAGCAACAGTTATAGGCGCGGATACCATTGTTGCAAGGGATATGGATATTTTAGGCAAACCGCATAGTAAAGCAGACGCCATTGAAACATTAAAAAGCCTCTGCGGAAGATCGCATAAAGTAATTACAGGCTGTGCAATTATTACCGAGGACAACAAAGAAATAAGCTTTGCGGTTACTACTGAAGTTGAATTTATCGACTGCGAAGAAGCAGCAATAAAGGCATACGTAGCAACGGGAGAACCGGATGATAAAGCCGGATCCTATGGAATTCAAGGACAAGGAGCTTTTTTAGTTAAAGGGATATGCGGGTCATATACCAATGTTGTTGGTCTGCCTTTGGCAAGAGTGATAGAAGTTTTGATTGAGACGGAGGCCGTTGTTGCGGGGAATGAATAA
- a CDS encoding GGDEF and EAL domain-containing protein: MKNKIHNANNNAKSSTDKGITNPLEHSNLVLLFLNSADHSAIIKDTSFRYVAVNKAFLEQVGLKNDDQIIGKTIYEVFTNTTLKEELDKINKYDQIALGLPKGENISIEFSIPNLDGDERIYSSKRFAIYDEQDQVIGIGSLSINITERKIAERELAKVRKELKEQIAVQEQTLHKANKTLQFMSHLFENTLDGVIITDADGIAQQINPAFTEITGYTLDDIEGQNPRVLKSDNHNKKFYEEMWASLTKTGKWNGELWNRRKNGEIYPQRLSITAIYDSNNRVTHYLGINNDISEIKRKDDKINFYAYHDALTNLPNRRLFSDRLRTEINRCQRRNCQIALLYIDFDDFKKVNDSLGYHVGDELLKRFSVRIKEVIHETDLFARIGSDEFAIAVIDFGNVNSLMVFARKIRNILQKPFRIEGHDIFITISIGIATYPDDSETAETLLQHADTAMHQMKGESGVGSEVRFYTSQMLVRAQNKIDMESAIRRGLASNEFIPFYQAKVDSETGKVVGMEALARWVKPNGDIVPPGDFIEFAELLNLIGDIDSQIMEISIKDMATFKNAGYDDLIVSVNVSSKELEDPLFSNKVIKTLDKYKLNNNQLEIEITESLIMKNVEEKIKLLETLSATGIRISIDDFGTGYSSLSYLKKLPINTLKIDRSFVNDILSDPNDMAIVSAIISMAGKMGLNVIAEGVEHAEQIELLKIEGCTIIQGFYYSKPLPKEEFLTFLREHN, encoded by the coding sequence ATGAAGAATAAAATTCATAATGCTAACAACAACGCTAAAAGCTCCACTGACAAGGGGATAACTAACCCTTTGGAGCATTCCAATCTCGTCCTATTATTTCTGAACAGTGCTGACCATAGTGCAATTATTAAAGACACATCCTTCAGATACGTCGCTGTAAACAAAGCCTTTTTGGAACAAGTCGGATTGAAAAATGACGACCAAATCATTGGAAAAACTATTTATGAAGTTTTTACAAATACAACCCTTAAAGAAGAACTTGATAAGATCAATAAATACGATCAGATTGCCCTTGGCCTTCCAAAAGGTGAAAATATCTCAATTGAATTCAGCATCCCTAATCTGGATGGAGATGAACGCATATACAGTTCAAAACGATTTGCAATTTATGATGAGCAAGACCAAGTTATAGGCATAGGTAGCCTATCCATAAACATCACTGAAAGAAAAATCGCTGAACGCGAACTAGCTAAAGTTCGTAAAGAACTTAAAGAACAGATTGCAGTCCAAGAACAGACACTCCATAAAGCCAATAAAACCCTCCAGTTTATGAGTCACCTTTTTGAAAATACACTGGACGGAGTCATAATCACAGATGCGGATGGAATTGCGCAGCAGATTAATCCCGCTTTCACCGAAATAACAGGGTACACTTTGGACGATATCGAAGGCCAAAATCCACGAGTATTAAAGTCTGATAATCACAACAAGAAATTTTACGAAGAGATGTGGGCTTCTTTGACTAAAACAGGGAAATGGAACGGAGAACTTTGGAACCGCCGTAAAAACGGAGAAATATACCCTCAACGGCTCAGTATCACTGCGATCTATGACTCAAACAACAGAGTCACTCACTACTTAGGTATTAACAACGATATAAGTGAAATTAAGCGTAAAGATGATAAAATCAATTTTTATGCCTATCACGATGCTCTCACAAATTTACCTAACCGCAGGTTATTTTCAGACAGATTACGCACTGAAATTAACCGTTGCCAAAGGCGAAACTGTCAGATTGCTCTTCTCTATATTGACTTCGATGATTTTAAGAAAGTAAATGACTCACTAGGCTATCATGTCGGAGATGAACTCCTGAAAAGATTTTCGGTAAGAATCAAAGAAGTCATTCACGAAACAGACCTTTTTGCTAGAATTGGAAGTGATGAATTTGCTATTGCGGTGATCGATTTTGGAAACGTTAATTCGCTGATGGTTTTTGCAAGAAAAATTAGAAACATACTCCAAAAGCCATTTAGAATTGAAGGACATGACATTTTCATAACAATTAGTATCGGAATTGCGACTTATCCGGATGATTCCGAAACGGCAGAAACACTTCTGCAACATGCTGATACAGCCATGCATCAAATGAAAGGAGAAAGCGGAGTCGGAAGCGAAGTCAGATTTTATACTTCTCAAATGTTGGTACGCGCTCAGAATAAAATTGACATGGAATCTGCTATCAGAAGGGGTTTGGCTTCCAATGAGTTTATTCCTTTCTATCAGGCTAAAGTAGATTCCGAAACTGGAAAAGTTGTTGGGATGGAAGCTCTTGCACGTTGGGTAAAACCTAACGGTGACATAGTTCCTCCTGGAGATTTTATTGAATTTGCTGAACTTCTTAACCTTATCGGTGACATTGACAGCCAAATTATGGAAATTTCTATAAAAGACATGGCCACTTTTAAAAACGCAGGCTATGACGACCTCATTGTTTCAGTCAATGTTTCCTCTAAGGAACTTGAAGACCCTCTTTTTTCAAACAAAGTGATCAAGACATTAGACAAATACAAACTGAATAATAATCAGCTTGAAATTGAAATTACTGAGTCTTTGATTATGAAAAATGTTGAAGAAAAAATTAAACTTCTGGAAACATTAAGCGCTACGGGAATTAGAATATCTATTGACGATTTCGGTACAGGATATTCATCACTTAGCTACCTGAAAAAGCTCCCCATCAATACACTTAAAATTGACAGATCGTTTGTTAATGACATTTTATCAGATCCAAACGATATGGCAATTGTGTCTGCGATAATAAGTATGGCTGGTAAAATGGGACTTAATGTCATTGCGGAAGGCGTAGAACATGCCGAACAAATCGAATTACTCAAGATTGAGGGATGCACTATAATCCAAGGGTTTTATTATTCTAAACCGTTGCCAAAAGAAGAATTTCTTACTTTTTTACGAGAGCATAATTAA
- a CDS encoding glucokinase, with protein sequence MSLILAVDIGGTNSRFAAFQVGPDGSLTMKAKVWIPSNSADSFDHLLELLQESDFPYSPQDFDVAAMALAGPIEGGVYCKPTNLKWAVDIKKGASVYGFKKASLINDFVAQAYACKTPAVVGCKVLQQGTVSPHGTIGVIGAGTGFGHCALVPVPSVGFVPVPSEAGHITFPFESLEELDFCAFVKERIGISYCYGDEILTGRGIKILHLYLTGEDIEPREVSKSMASGGLTLEWYRKFIARCCRNYALSILATGGLYISGGIVAKNPFIVEHPDFMTEFKKSSSMNELLSRIPVFLNDNQDSGLYGSALLGALAM encoded by the coding sequence ATGAGTTTGATTCTTGCTGTTGATATTGGCGGTACAAATAGCAGATTTGCTGCTTTTCAGGTTGGCCCTGACGGTAGTCTAACTATGAAAGCGAAAGTATGGATCCCAAGTAACTCTGCGGACAGCTTTGATCATCTTTTAGAGTTATTACAGGAAAGTGACTTTCCATATTCTCCTCAGGATTTTGATGTAGCTGCAATGGCTCTGGCTGGTCCGATTGAGGGAGGAGTTTATTGTAAACCTACTAATTTGAAGTGGGCGGTTGATATCAAGAAAGGAGCCAGCGTCTACGGCTTTAAAAAAGCATCTCTCATAAATGATTTTGTAGCTCAGGCATATGCCTGTAAAACTCCTGCAGTTGTAGGTTGCAAAGTTTTGCAACAGGGTACCGTTTCTCCACATGGAACTATAGGGGTAATCGGCGCGGGAACTGGATTTGGCCATTGCGCGTTGGTTCCGGTTCCATCAGTGGGATTTGTCCCTGTTCCTTCGGAAGCGGGGCATATAACTTTTCCTTTTGAAAGTTTAGAAGAATTGGATTTTTGTGCTTTTGTTAAAGAACGAATTGGAATTTCGTATTGCTATGGTGATGAAATTTTGACGGGTAGGGGAATTAAGATTTTACATCTATATTTAACTGGTGAGGATATAGAGCCTCGCGAAGTCTCTAAAAGCATGGCTTCAGGAGGACTTACACTTGAGTGGTATAGGAAATTTATTGCGAGATGTTGCAGGAATTACGCATTAAGCATTCTGGCCACGGGCGGATTGTATATTTCCGGTGGAATTGTGGCTAAAAATCCTTTTATTGTTGAACATCCGGATTTTATGACCGAATTTAAAAAGTCCAGTTCAATGAATGAGCTACTAAGTCGTATTCCAGTATTTTTGAACGATAATCAAGATAGCGGGTTATATGGTTCAGCCTTGCTGGGTGCGCTTGCCATGTAA
- a CDS encoding FAD-dependent oxidoreductase, with product MPIYDYDLGIIGGGAAGLTVAAGAAQLGVKVLLIEKENSLGGDCLHYGCVPSKTLIRTARVRHLMGKTQDFGLPSVKLLPVDYSKVSERISSVISEIQKHDSVERFNSLGVEVKFGSPSFVDDHSILMEGKTVSARSWVIATGSSPSAPPIPGLKDVPYLTNKDIFSLQELPSSLLILGGGPIAIEMAQAFQRLGCEVTVLQRSDHILSREDLDMAQYVMDGMVQDGVKFILGAKVEQVRESSGGIEVILENDQKGATARHIVTGQKLLVALGRKANITTLNLNEIGIAYNSNGIDVDARMRTSLKNIYAAGDVTGKYRFTHAAGYEGGIIVTNAVLHLPRKANYKWLPWCTYSDPELASVGLNESRARKLGIRYTTVVEEFSGNDRALVEGEGRGRIKLLLDVKGKPLGVQIVAVHAGELMGEWVAAVNGSVGLATLAGAIHPYPTLIEMNKKVAGKLLGEKIFSDRVRKILKMFFSYRG from the coding sequence ATGCCGATTTACGATTACGATTTAGGTATAATCGGTGGAGGAGCTGCTGGCCTGACTGTTGCCGCCGGAGCTGCACAGCTTGGAGTAAAAGTTTTACTGATTGAAAAAGAAAATAGCCTAGGCGGTGATTGTCTTCATTACGGGTGTGTACCGAGTAAAACTTTGATTCGAACAGCCAGAGTACGCCATTTAATGGGGAAAACTCAAGATTTCGGCCTGCCTTCTGTAAAACTTCTTCCTGTTGACTATTCCAAGGTTTCGGAACGTATTTCATCGGTTATTTCTGAGATTCAAAAACATGATTCCGTCGAACGTTTTAATTCTCTAGGTGTCGAGGTTAAATTCGGTTCTCCATCTTTTGTAGATGATCATTCCATACTGATGGAAGGCAAAACTGTTTCTGCACGTTCATGGGTTATTGCTACAGGCTCATCTCCTTCAGCTCCGCCTATCCCAGGTTTGAAAGATGTCCCCTACCTAACTAATAAGGATATTTTTTCATTACAGGAGCTTCCTTCTTCGCTTTTGATATTAGGAGGAGGACCTATTGCCATAGAGATGGCGCAGGCCTTTCAGCGGTTAGGATGCGAAGTTACTGTTCTTCAGCGCAGTGATCATATTTTGAGCAGAGAAGATCTTGATATGGCGCAATATGTGATGGATGGTATGGTTCAGGATGGCGTAAAGTTTATATTGGGTGCGAAAGTTGAACAGGTTCGCGAGAGTTCTGGCGGAATCGAAGTTATTTTGGAAAATGATCAGAAGGGGGCGACTGCTCGACATATTGTTACCGGTCAGAAGCTTCTTGTCGCGTTAGGACGTAAAGCAAATATAACTACTCTAAATCTTAATGAAATCGGTATAGCTTATAACTCTAATGGTATTGATGTCGATGCCAGAATGCGTACTTCGCTTAAAAATATTTATGCGGCCGGAGATGTTACTGGAAAGTATCGTTTTACACATGCCGCTGGTTACGAAGGCGGGATAATTGTCACCAATGCAGTGCTGCATTTGCCGCGTAAGGCAAATTATAAATGGCTGCCTTGGTGTACATATTCTGATCCTGAACTTGCGAGTGTGGGACTCAACGAATCAAGAGCGAGGAAGTTGGGAATCAGGTATACAACTGTTGTAGAAGAATTTTCAGGAAACGATAGGGCTTTGGTTGAAGGTGAAGGTCGCGGGCGGATAAAATTACTTCTTGACGTTAAGGGTAAGCCGCTTGGCGTTCAAATTGTTGCAGTACATGCTGGAGAACTGATGGGAGAATGGGTGGCTGCAGTTAATGGCAGTGTCGGACTGGCAACGCTCGCTGGCGCAATTCACCCATATCCGACACTGATAGAAATGAACAAGAAAGTTGCTGGTAAACTTCTTGGAGAAAAAATATTTTCCGATCGAGTCAGGAAAATACTTAAGATGTTTTTTTCGTATCGGGGATAA
- the pal gene encoding peptidoglycan-associated lipoprotein Pal, which translates to MKARAIILCVAFMMIASFSVGCSKKHVESSTASPAVEERMNNQQESERARQEELARQQREQELQEQALEEERRASEANKEFEASVAELGNIIHFDFDSFEIKPEYRPLLQTKAELLKKYPNITIVIEGFCDDRGTEEYNLALGERRARAAYEFLILLGVAPERLSIVSFGEENPIDPAQNETAWEMNRRVQFKTAY; encoded by the coding sequence ATGAAAGCTAGAGCTATAATTTTATGTGTGGCGTTCATGATGATCGCCAGTTTTAGTGTCGGTTGTTCTAAAAAACATGTAGAATCTTCTACCGCATCTCCAGCGGTTGAAGAAAGAATGAATAATCAGCAGGAAAGTGAAAGGGCTAGACAGGAAGAATTAGCTAGACAACAAAGAGAGCAAGAACTTCAGGAACAGGCTCTTGAAGAGGAGCGTAGAGCTTCTGAAGCAAATAAAGAATTTGAGGCTAGCGTTGCTGAGTTGGGAAATATAATTCATTTTGATTTTGATTCATTCGAGATCAAACCTGAATATCGTCCTCTTTTGCAGACAAAGGCTGAACTTCTTAAAAAATATCCTAACATAACGATTGTTATTGAAGGATTCTGTGATGACCGTGGAACTGAAGAATATAACCTTGCACTTGGTGAACGTCGTGCCCGTGCTGCTTATGAATTTTTGATTTTGCTTGGAGTTGCTCCTGAACGTCTTAGCATTGTAAGTTTTGGAGAAGAAAATCCAATTGATCCTGCGCAGAATGAAACTGCTTGGGAGATGAACCGTAGAGTTCAGTTTAAGACTGCTTATTAA
- a CDS encoding phosphatidylglycerophosphatase A, which produces MKKLYSQTLVNIATLGPIGFLPKAPGTWGSAAAAIAAPFLFYPFSFPIKIFILILLFIFGAMACSEAEIQLEKKDPGCVVIDEVLGQWVTFLPFGLMTGWQLIAGFIFFRIFDILKPWPVRQSENWLKSGWGVMIDDLLAGVYAAAALWLFRMI; this is translated from the coding sequence ATGAAAAAATTGTACAGCCAAACTCTAGTCAACATTGCCACTCTGGGTCCTATAGGCTTTTTACCAAAAGCCCCGGGGACATGGGGGTCAGCGGCAGCGGCTATTGCTGCCCCGTTCCTTTTTTATCCATTTTCTTTCCCAATTAAAATTTTTATCTTGATTCTACTTTTTATATTTGGAGCTATGGCCTGCTCCGAAGCTGAAATTCAATTAGAAAAAAAAGACCCTGGTTGTGTCGTAATTGATGAAGTACTCGGACAATGGGTCACATTCCTTCCTTTTGGATTAATGACTGGGTGGCAGCTTATAGCGGGATTCATTTTCTTCAGAATATTTGATATCTTAAAACCTTGGCCCGTCAGACAATCTGAGAATTGGTTAAAATCAGGCTGGGGCGTAATGATTGATGATCTTCTCGCTGGCGTATACGCTGCTGCGGCTCTATGGCTTTTCAGAATGATCTAA